In one Culex quinquefasciatus strain JHB chromosome 2, VPISU_Cqui_1.0_pri_paternal, whole genome shotgun sequence genomic region, the following are encoded:
- the LOC6042450 gene encoding mitogen-activated protein kinase kinase kinase kinase 5 isoform X5, giving the protein MAHASTSSLLSSGISRRNPEDEYELIHKIGSGTYGDVYKAKKIQSNELAAIKVIKLEPGDDIQIIQQEIVMMRDCRHPNIISYYGSYLRHDKLWICMEFCGGGSLQDIYQVTGPLTEVQIAYMCRETLLGLSYLHSMGKIHRDIKGANILLTEKGDVKLADFGVSAQITATINKRRSFIGTPYWMAPEVAAVERKGGYNHLCDIWACGITAIELAELQPPMFDLHPMRALFLMSKSGFKPPTLKDKERWSTNFHSFLKVALTKNPKKRPTAERLLQHAFFQSEMSVRLAMELLQKYHSPHQSYFYHDVEEEGAVAIGPQRITSKLQSTSPLYMCKPLMENERSSSPETLPSDMRTLPLSNNPNESALSSIEECSCSGPGDGYENGGRDDSTLSYADIDNLNARFEKLNAQQNGSNEEESKRRSMDQLTGLFNDLEKSSRQRSLSDGDGNNENDTQPDLLNNTPPVPPKRSHRSRRHTPPRPVSNGLPPTPKVLMGACFSKVFNACPLHIHCTASWIHPDTRDQHLMIGAEEGIFNLNMNELHDAAIEQLYPRRTVWLYVIKDILMSLSGKQGQSQLYRHDLMALHSKQSHRFSLHMKKIPEKLVPRKFALTTKVPDTKGCTQCCVTRNPYNGYKYLCGSLSSGIFLMQWYDPLNKFMLLKQCDWPSGNLQYHGVNSNVFEMIITPELEYPIVCVNVRRGQSASLKLDLINTNNSSSWFNTSAEEMDGMATVINRRDTLRPIKVHQIERDAILVCYDNVVQIVDIMGAPKQSKKYVSRLEFSFNIDSIVCLTDSVLVFHKNGMQGRSLRNGEITQEITDSSRVYELISSDNRVVMLQSRILRSEPVEGPSEEGHDLYVVAGHEASY; this is encoded by the exons GCCAAGAAGATCCAATCGAACGAACTAGCGGCGATCAAGGTGATCAAGCTCGAGCCGGGCGATGACATCCAGATCATCCAGCAGGAGATCGTGATGATGCGGGACTGCCGCCACCCGAACATCATCTCGTACTATGGGTCGTACCTGCGCCACGACAAGCTGTGGATCTGCATGGAGTTTTGCGGCGGCGGCAGCCTGCAGGACATCTACCAGGTAACGGGCCCGCTGACGGAGGTGCAGATCGCGTACATGTGCCGCGAGACGCTGCTCGGGTTGTCCTATCTGCACTCGATGGGCAAGATCCACCGCGACATCAAGGGGGCGAACATTCTGCTCACGGAGAAGGGCGACGTCAAGCTGGCGGACTTTGGCGTGTCGGCGCAGATCACGGCGACGATCAACAAGCGGCGGAGCTTCATTG GCACTCCTTACTGGATGGCACCAGAAGTGGCAGCTGTTGAGCGTAAGGGTGGCTACAACCACCTGTGTGATATCTGGGCGTGCGGCATTACGGCAATCG AACTCGCCGAGCTGCAGCCGCCTATGTTCGACCTGCACCCGATGCGGGCGCTCTTCCTGATGTCCAAGAGTGGCTTCAAGCCGCCCACCCTCAAGGACAAGGAACGCTGGAGCACCAACTTTCACTCCTTTCTGAAGGTGGCGCTCACGAAGAACCCCAAGAAGCGACCGACGGCCGAGCGGTTGCTGCAGCATGCCTTCTTCCAGTCGGAGATGTCGGTGCGGTTGGCGATGGAGCTGCTGCAGAAGTATCACAGCCCGCACCAGAGCTACTTCTACCACGACGTGGAGGAGGAGGGG GCCGTCGCGATTGGACCACAAAGAATTACGAGTAAACTGCAGTCGACTAGTCCGCTGTACATGTGCA AGCCTTTGATGGAAAATGAACGATCATCTAGTCCAGAAACTTTACCTAGTGATAT GCGAACGCTCCCGCTGTCGAACAACCCGAACGAGTCGGCGCTGTCGAGTATCGAAGAGTGCTCCTGCTCGGGCCCCGGCGACGGGTACGAAAACGGGGGCCGGGACGATTCCACGCTCAGCTATGCCGACATTGACAACCTGAACGCTCGCTTCGAGAAGCTGAATGCG CAGCAAAACGGATCGAACGAGGAGGAAAGCAAGCGACGGTCGATGGACCAACTGACGGGATTGTTCAACGATCTTGAAAAGTCTTCCAGGCAGCGTAGTTTGAGCGACGGCGACGGTAACAATGAGAATG ATACCCAGCCGGACCTGCTGAACAATACGCCGCCGGTACCGCCGAAGCGTAGTCACCGAAGCCGGCGGCACACCCCGCCTCGACCGGTTTCCAACGGGTTACCACCGACGCCCAAGGTCCTCATGGGAGCGTGCTTCTCAAAGGTGTTCAACGCGTGTCCGCTGCACATCCACTGTACCGCTTCGTGGATCCATCCGGACACGCGCGACCAGCACCTGATGATCGGCGCCGAGGAGGGCATCTTCAACCTGAACATGAACGAGCTGCACGACGCCGCGATCGAGCAGCTGTACCCGCGGCGGACGGTGTGGCTGTACGTGATCAAGGACATCCTGATGTCACTGTCCGGCAAGCAGGGCCAATCGCAGCTGTACCGGCACGACCTGATGGCGCTACATTCCAAGCAGTCGCACCGCTTCTCGCTGCACATGAAAAAGATCCCGGAGAAGCTGGTTCCGCGCAAGTTTGCCCTCACGACCAAGGTGCCGGACACCAAGGGGTGCACGCAGTGCTGCGTCACGCGCAATCCGTATAACGGGTACAAGTATCTGTGCGGGTCGCTGTCCAGCGGGATCTTCCTGATGCAATG GTACGACCCGCTCAACAAGTTTATGCTGCTGAAGCAGTGCGACTGGCCGTCAGGCAACCTGCAGTACCACGGCGTCAACTCGAACGTGTTCGAGATGATCATCACGCCCGAGCTGGAGTACCCGATCGTGTGCGTGAACGTGCGGCGGGGGCAGAGCGCCAGCCTAAAGCTGGACCTAATCAACACGAACAACT CATCGAGTTGGTTCAACACGTCGGCGGAGGAGATGGACGGCATGGCGACCGTGATCAACCGGAGGGACACTCTACGACCAATTAAAGTGCATCAG ATCGAGCGGGACGCCATTCTAGTGTGTTACGATAACGTCGTACAGATTGTAGATATTATGGGGGCGCCCAAGCAGAGTAAAAAGTACGTCTCGCGGTTGGAGTTTAGCTTTAACATTGACAGTATAG TGTGTCTCACGGACAGTGTGTTGGTGTTTCACAAGAACGGCATGCAGGGCAGATCGTTGCGGAACGGCGAGATTACGCAGGAGATTACGGACAGCAGCCGGGTGTACGAGCTGATCAGCAGCGACAA